A single Actinomycetota bacterium DNA region contains:
- a CDS encoding response regulator, which produces MRVLIAEDDGALRSLIAATVPAHWEVHEATDGVETVAAARRLQPDAIILDHQMPVITGVEVCRLLAAEPWRGSCRVVALTGVRDAEIRRQMAAAGADAFLEKPFSPIELIELVSVWERRA; this is translated from the coding sequence GTGAGGGTGCTGATCGCAGAGGACGACGGGGCGCTGCGGTCGTTGATCGCCGCGACCGTGCCGGCGCACTGGGAGGTCCATGAGGCGACCGACGGGGTGGAGACGGTCGCGGCCGCTCGACGGCTCCAGCCTGACGCGATCATCCTCGACCACCAGATGCCGGTCATCACCGGGGTCGAGGTCTGCCGGCTGCTGGCCGCCGAACCCTGGCGTGGCTCGTGCCGGGTGGTGGCTCTCACCGGCGTCCGCGATGCGGAGATCCGGCGTCAGATGGCGGCGGCCGGTGCCGATGCCTTCCTGGAGAAACCGTTCAGCCCGATCGAGCTGATCGAGCTGGTGTCGGTCTGGGAGCGCCGTGCCTGA
- a CDS encoding YdcF family protein, protein MSIDPTSTTWQWHVPMPGQAMIEALLEDPGQEAVTAAVDADSRGVAPADVVFVFGTRLRDPVGPTAELMASGLASAVVVTGGENRGRPGHIEAEQHARLLGEHGVPPQAILVENTSRTTLENVLHARPLIETRLGRPESVIAVVKWFHRRAVLTLLNHLPSVRLVHAVTYDPHVTEDGSPVTRTNWPTGPHASRVAKEYECLRRLASTPEIVPIERRDRAWVRAGRIGAAAD, encoded by the coding sequence GTGTCGATCGACCCGACCAGCACGACCTGGCAGTGGCACGTGCCGATGCCCGGGCAGGCGATGATCGAGGCGTTGCTGGAAGATCCGGGCCAGGAAGCGGTGACCGCCGCCGTGGACGCCGACAGCCGCGGTGTGGCACCGGCCGACGTTGTGTTCGTGTTCGGCACCCGCCTGCGCGACCCGGTCGGGCCCACGGCAGAGCTGATGGCGTCCGGCCTCGCATCGGCGGTCGTCGTGACCGGCGGGGAGAACCGGGGACGGCCCGGCCACATCGAGGCGGAGCAGCACGCGCGGCTCCTGGGCGAGCACGGCGTCCCGCCCCAGGCGATCCTGGTCGAGAACACCTCGCGCACCACCCTCGAGAACGTGCTCCACGCGCGGCCACTGATCGAGACCCGTCTGGGGCGTCCCGAGTCGGTCATCGCGGTGGTGAAGTGGTTCCACCGGCGCGCGGTCCTGACGCTGCTCAACCACCTGCCGTCCGTGAGACTCGTGCACGCGGTGACCTACGACCCGCACGTGACCGAGGACGGCTCGCCCGTGACACGGACCAACTGGCCGACCGGCCCGCACGCCAGCCGGGTGGCCAAGGAGTACGAGTGCCTACGCCGTCTCGCCAGCACACCGGAGATCGTTCCGATCGAGCGTCGGGACCGTGCGTGGGTCCGCGCCGGCCGAATCGGTGCAGCCGCCGACTGA
- a CDS encoding DUF427 domain-containing protein → MTLTIGTGPFGDRPAGRFNFDPGAPRRVLYLEDRPERIRVEFAGETVADTTRAKMLHESGLTPVYYFPQADVRTDLLRVSDRTTHCPAKGDARYWDIRVGDRVAEDAVWSYPDPIDPAVWLAGHLAFVWDAVDAWYHEDERIHVHPIDPYHRVDVRRSSRRVVVRVGAVVVAESRRPLLLFETGLPIRYYLPPEDVRRDVLVPSATITRCPYKGEASYHHVDVGGERHEDVVWSYRAPLHDAAPVAGHLSFFNERVDLEVDGEPQERPRTRWS, encoded by the coding sequence ATGACTCTCACGATCGGGACCGGTCCGTTCGGCGACCGGCCGGCGGGCAGGTTCAACTTCGACCCAGGCGCCCCGCGACGGGTGCTGTACCTCGAGGATCGTCCCGAGCGGATCCGTGTCGAGTTCGCCGGCGAGACGGTCGCGGACACCACCCGCGCCAAGATGCTGCACGAGTCCGGTCTGACGCCGGTCTACTACTTCCCGCAAGCCGACGTCCGTACCGACCTGCTACGTGTCAGCGACCGCACCACCCACTGCCCGGCCAAGGGCGACGCGCGCTACTGGGACATCCGGGTGGGTGATCGGGTCGCTGAGGACGCGGTGTGGAGCTACCCCGACCCGATCGATCCGGCCGTGTGGCTCGCTGGCCACCTCGCCTTCGTCTGGGACGCCGTGGACGCCTGGTACCACGAGGACGAACGCATCCACGTCCACCCCATCGACCCGTACCACCGGGTGGACGTGCGCCGCAGCTCCCGCCGGGTCGTGGTCAGGGTCGGTGCCGTGGTCGTCGCCGAGTCGCGCCGGCCGCTGCTGCTGTTCGAGACGGGACTGCCGATCCGCTACTACCTCCCACCCGAAGACGTCCGCCGCGACGTGCTCGTGCCCAGCGCCACCATCACGCGCTGCCCCTACAAGGGCGAGGCGAGCTACCACCACGTCGACGTCGGCGGCGAGCGGCACGAGGACGTGGTGTGGTCCTACCGCGCCCCGCTGCACGATGCCGCCCCGGTGGCCGGTCACCTGTCGTTCTTCAACGAGCGGGTCGACCTCGAGGTCGACGGCGAGCCCCAGGAGCGGCCACGCACCCGCTGGTCATGA
- the dut gene encoding dUTP diphosphatase has protein sequence MLAPGPARGYRPAVRPPAPKGGAVDAVAGPEEVTLRVVRLRAGVVLPSYAHPDDAGLDLAAATDVTLLPGQRVAVPTGLALAIPRGWVGLVHPRSGMALHHGVTVVNAPGTIDAGYRGEVKVLLVNLADAPAEIARGDRVAQLLLQPVGRAVIVESDALEATSRGSGGFGSSGTGPPADDS, from the coding sequence ATGCTCGCACCGGGACCGGCCCGAGGCTACCGTCCCGCGGTGCGGCCGCCGGCACCAAAGGGAGGGGCCGTGGATGCGGTGGCCGGGCCCGAAGAGGTGACGCTGCGTGTCGTCAGGCTGCGGGCCGGCGTCGTCCTTCCGTCCTACGCCCACCCGGACGACGCCGGCCTGGACCTCGCCGCCGCAACCGACGTGACGCTGCTCCCCGGTCAGCGCGTCGCCGTCCCCACCGGCTTGGCGCTGGCGATCCCTCGTGGGTGGGTCGGGCTCGTCCATCCGCGCTCGGGGATGGCACTGCACCACGGTGTGACGGTCGTGAACGCGCCCGGCACGATCGACGCGGGGTACCGCGGCGAGGTGAAGGTCCTGCTGGTCAACCTCGCCGACGCCCCGGCCGAGATCGCGCGCGGCGACCGCGTCGCGCAGCTGCTGCTGCAGCCCGTGGGCCGTGCGGTGATCGTCGAGAGCGACGCCCTGGAGGCCACGTCCAGGGGGAGCGGGGGTTTCGGCTCGTCGGGGACCGGGCCGCCAGCGGACGACTCATGA
- a CDS encoding wax ester/triacylglycerol synthase family O-acyltransferase gives MGIGHGDRLSTLDATFLELETPTEHMHTAGLFIFDPPDNSEFEFSRFVRLIRSRLHLVPRFRQKVVDRPLPLTSPIWIDDEQFDLSYHVRHAALPRPGRMDQLMEYVGRLISRPLDRKRPLWELYVMEGLEDGRVAYLGKTHHAMVDGVTGIDIATLLLDFDQDPGDLAQPRVWHPAPRPNTVRLAAGAVRDVVTGPRSVVAGMQRLATAPQSAMASTVRIAQGVASMARSGVRPGPPSPLNRPNGISRRFAIQRVPFGDVRRVKNTFNTTVNDVVLAMVGDAVGRFLRARDEDTRGLTLKVMVPVSVRADDGRHLFGNRVSSVFVRLPVDEMDPVERLQQIHDGMREIKDHQQVVGADFLVGLTAYAPPTLHALAARLAARTRMYNFVVTNVPGPQAPMYSLGMRLLGAFPAVPLAQNHSFAAGVTSLDGWLNFGFVGDWDALPDLENVTACLVESLGELLEHAEAAGARTELARRSRP, from the coding sequence ATGGGCATCGGCCACGGGGATCGGCTGTCGACCCTCGACGCCACCTTCCTCGAACTCGAGACGCCCACCGAGCACATGCACACGGCCGGGTTGTTCATCTTCGACCCGCCCGACAACAGTGAGTTCGAGTTCTCGCGCTTCGTCCGTCTGATCCGTTCGCGCCTGCATCTGGTCCCGCGATTCCGTCAGAAGGTCGTCGACCGTCCACTGCCGCTGACGTCGCCGATCTGGATCGACGATGAGCAGTTCGACCTGTCCTACCACGTCCGTCACGCGGCCCTGCCACGCCCGGGTCGCATGGACCAGCTGATGGAGTACGTCGGGCGCCTGATCAGCCGTCCGCTGGACCGCAAGCGGCCGCTGTGGGAGCTGTATGTGATGGAGGGCCTCGAGGACGGCCGCGTCGCCTACCTCGGCAAGACCCACCACGCCATGGTCGATGGGGTGACGGGGATCGACATCGCCACGCTCCTCCTCGACTTCGACCAGGACCCAGGCGACCTCGCCCAACCCCGGGTCTGGCATCCGGCGCCCCGCCCGAACACCGTGAGGCTGGCCGCCGGCGCCGTCCGCGACGTGGTCACCGGTCCGCGGTCGGTTGTGGCCGGGATGCAGCGGCTCGCCACGGCGCCGCAGAGTGCCATGGCGTCGACGGTGAGGATCGCGCAGGGCGTGGCATCCATGGCCCGGTCGGGGGTGCGGCCCGGCCCGCCCAGCCCGCTGAACCGACCCAACGGGATCTCGCGTCGCTTCGCGATCCAGCGCGTGCCGTTCGGCGACGTCCGGCGCGTGAAGAACACGTTCAACACCACGGTCAACGATGTGGTCCTGGCCATGGTCGGCGACGCGGTCGGCCGCTTCCTGCGGGCCCGTGACGAGGACACCAGGGGCCTGACACTCAAGGTGATGGTCCCTGTGAGCGTCCGCGCTGACGACGGCCGTCACCTGTTCGGCAACCGGGTCTCGTCGGTGTTCGTCCGTCTGCCTGTGGACGAGATGGATCCCGTCGAGCGGTTGCAGCAGATCCACGACGGGATGCGAGAGATCAAGGATCATCAACAGGTCGTGGGGGCCGACTTCCTGGTCGGCCTCACAGCCTACGCCCCGCCGACCCTCCACGCGCTGGCGGCGCGTCTGGCGGCACGCACCCGGATGTACAACTTCGTCGTGACGAACGTCCCGGGTCCGCAGGCGCCGATGTACTCACTGGGCATGCGGCTCCTGGGCGCCTTCCCGGCGGTGCCGCTCGCGCAGAACCACTCGTTCGCGGCCGGTGTGACGTCGCTCGACGGGTGGCTGAACTTCGGCTTCGTCGGGGACTGGGACGCGCTGCCTGACCTGGAGAACGTGACCGCGTGCCTGGTCGAGTCCCTGGGCGAGCTGTTGGAACACGCCGAGGCGGCGGGAGCCCGGACGGAGCTGGCGCGCCGAAGTCGCCCGTAA
- a CDS encoding VWA domain-containing protein produces MALAVVSGLLLAGFGVTAAPAQTVGGPLKVVLIGDSYSAGNGAGNYYGPKKCYRSSTNWAERYVYVLKASGYSVTFVNRACSGAVSDNVLNDRSMGTETKLVTLSGDRPADDREFRAELGRRGDCVSKYPDEERYDIRIEDHYYDSLTHQTTVAFACERILDAQIDAIGRDTDLVLFTMGGNDVNFAEIVEQCFAVGLRDPGDCRDNVTAARAGLPGVESAVSDILRRIRSKVRDDARVVLLSYPYLEKDPSYTLVSLLGSDRYRAGEEVRDLGDLGDIHQSSGVADANASAGEDFTFFLDEVKSHFAGHEPDGSASRRNPDRWLHEFDSRIAAEWYHFNHQGHQEVANLLAPHGVFGAGGTGEIGGDLDLVFVIDTTGSMGEDIAAVKQFSTELVDLLSERTASFRVGLVTYKDHPVSPYGGSSDYPRRTELGFTDDTSAIKDAINALTVSGGGNFPESVWSGLIEGIELPWRPGVKKVIIQLGDAPPHGSAPSYTEPVSGLTIDDVVDASIAVDPAEVYVVDVSSGGSSFAPLREVADRTGGGIYSAPTPSQVSQALADALEEALTKPFAWAGGPYVTTLGSPIVLDASGSFDVDGAIVGYEWDLNGDGTYDTPPSEQPTYTHTFTVPFDGSVAVRVTDDDGKFSVGTVRAHASSDGDEVPPDEDNCPDDPNHGQLDYDEDGIGDVCDEDPGYPTEDKEGVSELVDRDGNSHPSTVEEFRQPHWNQDSDIIDHEDVDWWGVDTDGRRLKLQLIGMSSNYDLYIHDLDGNELGSSTQPGSRSEAIDLRLAAGRYLVRIQPAAGAVGGEYRLNVTAVGR; encoded by the coding sequence TTGGCGTTGGCGGTCGTCAGCGGTCTGCTGTTGGCCGGCTTCGGCGTGACGGCGGCACCGGCCCAGACGGTCGGCGGGCCGCTCAAGGTCGTGCTGATCGGCGACTCGTACTCGGCGGGGAACGGGGCAGGCAACTACTACGGGCCCAAGAAGTGCTACCGCAGTTCCACCAACTGGGCGGAGCGCTACGTCTACGTGCTGAAGGCCTCTGGCTACAGCGTGACGTTCGTCAACCGTGCTTGCAGCGGGGCAGTGTCGGACAACGTGCTCAACGACCGCAGCATGGGCACAGAGACGAAGTTGGTGACCCTGTCTGGCGACCGCCCCGCTGATGACCGCGAATTCCGCGCGGAGCTGGGCCGGCGCGGAGATTGCGTCTCGAAGTATCCCGATGAGGAACGCTACGACATACGCATCGAAGACCACTACTACGACTCGCTGACCCACCAGACGACGGTCGCGTTCGCGTGCGAGCGTATCCTGGACGCGCAGATCGATGCGATCGGTCGCGACACCGATCTCGTGCTGTTCACGATGGGCGGCAACGACGTCAACTTCGCCGAGATCGTCGAGCAGTGCTTCGCGGTTGGCCTCCGTGACCCTGGCGACTGCCGCGACAACGTCACCGCGGCGCGCGCGGGCCTTCCGGGCGTCGAGTCCGCGGTCTCCGACATCCTGAGGCGTATCCGGTCGAAGGTCCGCGACGACGCACGCGTGGTGCTGCTGTCCTACCCGTACCTGGAGAAGGATCCCAGCTACACCTTGGTGTCGCTGCTAGGCAGCGACCGGTACCGGGCTGGTGAGGAGGTGCGCGACCTCGGTGACCTTGGCGATATCCATCAGTCCTCGGGTGTCGCCGACGCCAACGCGTCGGCGGGCGAGGACTTCACGTTCTTCCTCGACGAGGTCAAGAGTCACTTCGCCGGGCATGAGCCGGACGGCAGCGCCAGCCGCCGCAACCCGGACCGGTGGCTGCACGAGTTCGATTCGCGCATCGCGGCCGAGTGGTATCACTTCAATCACCAGGGCCACCAGGAGGTCGCGAACCTGCTAGCACCTCACGGGGTCTTCGGTGCGGGCGGGACCGGCGAGATCGGCGGCGACCTCGATCTGGTGTTCGTGATCGATACGACCGGTTCGATGGGTGAGGACATCGCCGCGGTGAAGCAGTTCTCGACCGAGCTCGTCGACCTGCTGTCGGAGCGAACCGCGAGCTTTCGGGTCGGCCTCGTCACCTACAAGGACCACCCCGTCTCTCCGTACGGTGGGTCGAGCGACTACCCTCGCCGCACCGAGCTCGGCTTCACCGATGACACCTCGGCCATCAAGGACGCGATCAACGCGCTGACGGTGAGCGGTGGAGGGAACTTCCCCGAGTCGGTGTGGTCTGGCCTGATTGAGGGCATCGAGCTCCCCTGGCGGCCGGGCGTCAAGAAGGTGATCATCCAGCTGGGCGACGCGCCGCCACACGGGAGCGCGCCCTCGTACACCGAGCCCGTCAGCGGCCTCACCATCGACGACGTCGTGGACGCGTCCATCGCGGTCGACCCCGCTGAGGTATACGTCGTCGACGTTTCGTCGGGCGGTTCCTCGTTCGCCCCACTGCGTGAGGTGGCTGACCGCACCGGCGGTGGGATCTACAGCGCCCCGACGCCCTCCCAGGTCTCCCAGGCTCTCGCCGACGCGCTCGAGGAGGCGCTCACCAAGCCCTTCGCGTGGGCCGGCGGACCCTACGTGACGACGCTGGGTAGCCCCATCGTGCTCGACGCGTCCGGGTCGTTCGACGTCGATGGGGCCATCGTAGGCTACGAGTGGGATCTCAACGGCGACGGCACCTACGACACGCCGCCGAGCGAGCAGCCGACCTATACCCACACGTTCACCGTGCCCTTCGACGGTTCAGTGGCGGTGCGTGTGACCGACGACGACGGCAAGTTCAGCGTCGGAACCGTGCGCGCCCACGCGTCCTCGGACGGTGACGAGGTCCCACCCGACGAGGACAACTGCCCCGACGACCCCAACCACGGGCAGCTCGACTACGACGAGGACGGCATCGGCGACGTGTGTGACGAGGACCCCGGCTACCCCACCGAGGACAAGGAGGGGGTGAGCGAACTCGTGGACCGTGATGGCAACAGCCACCCGTCCACGGTGGAGGAGTTTCGCCAGCCCCATTGGAACCAGGACAGTGACATCATCGACCACGAGGATGTCGATTGGTGGGGGGTGGACACCGACGGCCGCCGCCTGAAGCTCCAGCTGATCGGGATGTCGTCGAACTACGACCTGTACATCCACGACCTCGACGGCAACGAGTTGGGCTCCTCGACGCAACCGGGGTCCCGCAGCGAAGCGATCGACCTTAGGCTCGCGGCGGGGCGGTACCTGGTCCGCATCCAGCCCGCAGCTGGGGCGGTCGGTGGCGAATACCGGCTCAACGTAACGGCCGTGGGTCGGTGA
- a CDS encoding HD domain-containing protein, whose amino-acid sequence MPEQRVDTDLLSVLHEQLLHYARDLRGALDRTQATVAELSRTHLETVAALAAAIDVRDAVTGGHVYRVAHYGIVLARHLAPQHAAEPQLVYGFLLHDIGKLGVPDGILMKPGPLTEAEETLMRRHVTYGVRFVEQVSFLQPALQVVATHHEAFDGSGYPRGLSGNEISLVTRMFGVCDAFDAMVHDRPYRPAMSVEEAVAELRAGAGAQFDPEVVAGFLEILDRIVAVEDRPDVPNVNVEPFPARRRPLWAQANLVFDALDDGMLLVSPDGVIKDANRACVELFGLAAPPVGLTVDELIDRSETPLTDASLARLRAAAAPGALLDGRSEHRLNLEAPDQGRVRQTAHTLRDEDGTVTGRLLVFRRV is encoded by the coding sequence GTGCCTGAGCAACGTGTCGACACCGACCTGTTGAGCGTCCTCCACGAACAGCTGCTGCACTACGCGCGGGATCTGCGGGGCGCGCTGGACCGCACGCAGGCGACGGTCGCGGAGCTGTCCCGCACCCACCTCGAGACGGTGGCGGCGCTGGCCGCAGCGATCGACGTCCGAGACGCCGTCACCGGCGGACACGTGTACCGCGTCGCCCACTACGGGATCGTCCTCGCGCGCCATCTCGCCCCGCAGCACGCCGCCGAGCCGCAACTGGTGTACGGCTTCCTCCTGCACGACATCGGCAAGCTCGGGGTCCCTGACGGGATCCTGATGAAGCCCGGTCCGCTGACCGAGGCGGAGGAGACGCTGATGCGCCGCCACGTCACCTACGGGGTCCGGTTCGTCGAGCAGGTCAGCTTCCTGCAGCCGGCCCTGCAGGTGGTGGCCACCCACCACGAGGCCTTCGACGGCAGCGGCTACCCACGCGGGCTGAGCGGGAACGAGATCTCACTGGTCACGCGGATGTTCGGCGTCTGCGACGCCTTCGATGCGATGGTGCACGACCGTCCCTACCGGCCGGCGATGTCAGTCGAGGAGGCAGTCGCGGAGCTGCGGGCCGGGGCGGGCGCCCAGTTCGACCCTGAAGTCGTCGCCGGCTTCCTCGAGATCCTCGATCGCATCGTGGCCGTCGAGGATCGCCCCGACGTGCCCAACGTCAACGTCGAGCCGTTTCCGGCGCGGCGGCGGCCGCTGTGGGCGCAGGCCAACCTGGTCTTCGATGCGCTCGACGACGGGATGCTGCTCGTGTCTCCCGACGGGGTGATCAAAGACGCCAACCGCGCCTGCGTGGAGCTGTTCGGCCTCGCCGCACCACCGGTGGGACTCACCGTCGACGAGCTGATCGACCGCTCGGAGACACCGTTGACGGACGCATCCCTGGCGCGGCTGCGGGCCGCCGCCGCACCCGGGGCCCTCCTCGACGGGCGGTCAGAGCACCGCCTGAACCTGGAGGCCCCCGACCAGGGCCGCGTGCGGCAGACCGCCCACACCTTGCGTGACGAGGACGGGACCGTCACCGGCCGCCTGCTGGTGTTCCGCCGGGTGTGA